One genomic segment of Streptomyces sp. NBC_00239 includes these proteins:
- a CDS encoding aldo/keto reductase — protein sequence MEQRHLGRTGLRVSRVGLGTLTWGQSPGGAAESDAAEQLKIFWEAGGTLVDTADVYAGGDAEYLLGQLVGGLVPRRDLVIATKSGTVRDADRRCDGSRGHLLAALDASLARLGTDYVDLWQVHAFDPYTPLEETLQAVDLAVSSGRARYAGVADFSGWQLAKAATWQLAAPGVRTRLASTQMEYSLLQRGVEREVLPAALDLGVGLLPASPLGRGVLTGKYRDGVPPGSRGASEVLSGFVAPYLDDTARRIVDAVVTAAHGLAVTPLQVALAWIRDRPGVAAPLVGARTAAQLAEALSAEALSLPEEICQALDDVSAPVHRYPDQDWSTL from the coding sequence ATGGAACAGAGGCATCTCGGCCGAACGGGCCTGCGTGTTTCCAGGGTCGGGCTCGGCACCCTCACCTGGGGCCAGAGCCCCGGCGGCGCGGCCGAGTCCGACGCGGCGGAGCAGCTGAAGATCTTCTGGGAGGCGGGCGGCACGCTCGTCGACACGGCCGACGTGTACGCGGGCGGCGACGCGGAGTACCTGCTGGGGCAGTTGGTGGGCGGCCTGGTGCCGCGCCGCGACCTGGTGATCGCCACGAAGTCGGGCACCGTACGCGACGCCGACCGGCGCTGCGACGGCTCGCGCGGCCACCTGCTGGCCGCGCTCGACGCGTCGCTGGCGCGGCTGGGCACCGACTACGTGGACCTGTGGCAGGTGCACGCCTTCGACCCGTACACGCCGCTGGAGGAGACGCTGCAGGCCGTGGACCTGGCGGTGAGCAGCGGCCGGGCCCGGTACGCGGGCGTGGCGGACTTCAGCGGCTGGCAGCTGGCGAAGGCGGCGACCTGGCAGCTCGCGGCGCCGGGCGTACGGACCCGGCTGGCGTCGACCCAGATGGAGTACTCGCTTCTCCAGCGGGGCGTGGAACGCGAGGTGCTGCCGGCGGCGCTGGACCTGGGCGTCGGCCTGCTGCCGGCCTCGCCGCTGGGCCGCGGGGTGCTGACGGGCAAGTACCGCGACGGCGTCCCGCCCGGCTCGCGGGGCGCGTCGGAGGTGCTGTCCGGTTTCGTGGCGCCGTACCTCGACGACACCGCGCGGCGGATCGTGGACGCGGTGGTGACGGCGGCGCACGGGCTCGCGGTCACCCCGCTGCAGGTGGCGCTGGCGTGGATCCGCGACCGCCCCGGAGTGGCCGCGCCGCTGGTCGGCGCGCGGACGGCGGCCCAGCTCGCGGAGGCACTGTCGGCGGAGGCCCTTAGTCTTCCGGAGGAGATCTGCCAGGCGCTGGACGATGTGTCGGCGCCCGTGCACCGCTACCCCGACCAGGACTGGAGCACGTTGTGA
- a CDS encoding LLM class F420-dependent oxidoreductase, with protein MRLGINLGYWGAGMDADNLAVAQEADRLGYDVCWAAEAYGSDAPTVLAWVAAQTERIDVGSAILQIPARQPAMTAMTAATLDSLTGGRFRLGLGVSGPQVSEGWYGVKFDKPLARTREYVEIVRKAMTRERLSYEGEHWTLPLPGGPGKPLKLTVHPEREHIPLYIAAIGPKNLEQTGEIADGALLIFPAAEHLEATALTHIRAGREKAGKTMDGFDVCPTVPLALGDDVAALADMFRPYTALYVGGMGSRKQNFYNQLAQRMGYEKEAAEIQDKYLAGDKTGAAAAVPHSLIDSTALLGPVERIADGMKAYAEAGVTTLTLAPAGFTREERLAALRAGVEAMELAGLA; from the coding sequence ATGCGGCTCGGCATCAATCTCGGCTACTGGGGCGCGGGCATGGACGCCGACAATCTCGCCGTCGCCCAGGAGGCGGACCGGCTGGGATACGACGTCTGCTGGGCCGCGGAGGCCTACGGTTCGGACGCCCCGACGGTCCTCGCCTGGGTCGCCGCCCAGACCGAGCGCATCGACGTCGGCTCCGCGATCCTCCAGATCCCGGCCCGCCAGCCCGCCATGACCGCGATGACCGCGGCCACCCTCGACTCGCTCACCGGCGGCCGCTTCCGCCTCGGCCTCGGCGTCTCCGGCCCGCAGGTCTCCGAGGGCTGGTACGGCGTGAAGTTCGACAAGCCGCTGGCCCGCACCCGCGAGTACGTCGAGATCGTCCGCAAGGCCATGACCCGCGAGCGGCTCAGCTACGAGGGCGAGCACTGGACCCTGCCGCTGCCCGGCGGCCCCGGCAAGCCCCTCAAGCTCACCGTGCACCCCGAGCGCGAGCACATCCCGCTCTACATCGCGGCCATCGGCCCCAAGAACCTGGAGCAGACCGGCGAGATCGCCGACGGCGCGCTCCTCATCTTCCCGGCCGCGGAGCACCTGGAGGCCACCGCGCTCACCCACATCCGGGCGGGCCGCGAGAAGGCCGGCAAGACCATGGACGGCTTCGACGTCTGCCCGACCGTGCCGCTGGCCCTCGGCGACGACGTGGCCGCCCTCGCCGACATGTTCCGCCCGTACACCGCCCTGTACGTCGGCGGCATGGGCAGCCGCAAGCAGAACTTCTACAACCAGCTCGCGCAGCGCATGGGCTACGAGAAGGAAGCCGCCGAGATCCAGGACAAGTACCTGGCCGGCGACAAGACGGGCGCGGCGGCCGCGGTGCCGCACAGCCTGATCGACTCGACCGCGCTGCTCGGCCCGGTCGAGCGGATCGCGGACGGCATGAAGGCCTACGCGGAAGCCGGCGTCACCACCCTGACCCTGGCCCCGGCGGGCTTCACCCGCGAGGAGCGGCTGGCCGCGCTGCGCGCCGGCGTCGAGGCCATGGAGCTCGCCGGACTCGCCTGA
- a CDS encoding ferritin-like domain-containing protein: MLSARSLFQEIVDNDDSFQLFCSIAASGESQGGWENARIAALVPPGMADMAPKITRHGADEDKHGRIFHALLKKRGLPPVPVPPETDYTMLLEQRGIGLAHATLRGDRPLSEEDIVVYLAHSRVTEQRAADQMDMLVRHFGDHPEVGKAIRLISNDEDNHLAYCHEELLRLAAEGHGRTIQRVLRESALAEIVVYRDVSLAVMAHMGRLLDWPAAKSAVLRAGIHGAYRWERFAGWHRAVRLTMPERRNALGGPAVPAAGFA; encoded by the coding sequence ATGCTCTCGGCCCGAAGTCTGTTCCAGGAGATCGTCGACAACGACGACTCGTTCCAGCTGTTCTGCTCCATCGCCGCCAGCGGCGAATCGCAGGGCGGCTGGGAGAACGCCCGGATCGCCGCCCTCGTCCCGCCGGGCATGGCGGACATGGCCCCGAAGATCACCCGGCACGGCGCCGACGAGGACAAGCACGGCCGGATCTTCCACGCGCTGCTCAAGAAGCGCGGCCTGCCGCCGGTGCCGGTGCCCCCGGAGACCGACTACACGATGCTCCTGGAGCAGCGCGGCATCGGCCTGGCGCACGCCACCCTGCGCGGCGACCGGCCGCTCAGCGAGGAGGACATCGTCGTCTACCTCGCGCACAGCCGCGTCACCGAGCAGCGGGCCGCCGACCAGATGGACATGCTCGTGAGGCACTTCGGGGACCACCCCGAGGTCGGCAAGGCCATCCGCCTGATCAGCAACGACGAGGACAACCACCTCGCGTACTGCCACGAGGAACTCCTGCGCCTCGCCGCCGAGGGCCACGGCCGGACCATCCAACGGGTGCTGCGCGAGAGCGCCCTCGCCGAGATCGTCGTCTACCGCGACGTCAGCCTCGCCGTCATGGCCCACATGGGCCGCCTCCTCGACTGGCCCGCCGCGAAGTCCGCGGTGCTGCGCGCCGGGATCCACGGCGCCTACCGCTGGGAGCGGTTCGCCGGCTGGCACCGGGCCGTCCGCCTGACCATGCCCGAGCGCCGCAACGCACTGGGCGGACCGGCCGTACCCGCCGCCGGCTTCGCCTGA
- a CDS encoding magnesium and cobalt transport protein CorA, producing MPRVIVDCAIYRNGARVDGPADFSDALDEARAMGDAFLWIGVHEPTEKEFDLVRSEFGLHPLAVEDALTAHQRPKLEVYDDSLFVVLKPVRYDEESDTVSAGELMLFIGDAFVVTVRHGPGAPLAAVRRRLEEDPAVLRHGPTAVLYAVSDAVVDHYIEVAGELQGDLEELETDVFAPNAADTKNTAARIYAFKRQVLEFRRATNPLTLPMARLAGTGVPFVHEHARPFFRDVADHLAKANEYVEGLDRLLSDALAAHLAQMGVRQNDDMRKISAWAAMAAVPTMVAGIYGMNFEHMPERRQVWGYPVVLLVMAGAVVGLYRLFKRRGWL from the coding sequence ATGCCCCGGGTGATTGTGGACTGCGCGATTTACCGCAACGGCGCCCGGGTGGACGGGCCGGCCGACTTCTCGGACGCCCTCGACGAGGCGCGGGCCATGGGTGACGCCTTCCTGTGGATAGGGGTGCACGAGCCGACCGAGAAGGAGTTCGACCTGGTCCGCAGCGAGTTCGGGCTGCACCCGCTGGCGGTGGAGGACGCGCTGACCGCGCACCAGCGGCCGAAGCTGGAGGTGTACGACGATTCGCTGTTCGTGGTCCTCAAGCCGGTGCGGTACGACGAGGAGAGCGACACGGTGTCGGCGGGCGAGCTGATGCTGTTCATCGGGGACGCGTTCGTGGTCACCGTCCGGCACGGGCCGGGGGCGCCGCTGGCCGCGGTGCGGCGGCGGCTGGAGGAGGACCCGGCGGTGCTGCGGCACGGGCCGACGGCGGTGCTGTACGCGGTGAGCGACGCCGTGGTGGACCACTACATCGAGGTGGCGGGCGAGCTCCAGGGCGACCTGGAGGAGCTGGAGACGGACGTGTTCGCGCCGAACGCGGCGGACACGAAGAACACCGCGGCCCGCATCTACGCCTTCAAGCGGCAGGTGCTGGAGTTCCGGCGGGCGACCAACCCGCTGACGCTGCCGATGGCGCGGCTGGCGGGCACGGGGGTGCCGTTCGTGCACGAGCACGCGCGGCCGTTCTTCCGGGACGTGGCCGACCACCTGGCCAAGGCGAACGAGTACGTGGAGGGCCTGGACCGGCTGCTGTCGGACGCGCTGGCCGCGCACCTGGCGCAGATGGGGGTCCGGCAGAACGACGACATGCGCAAGATCTCGGCGTGGGCGGCGATGGCGGCGGTGCCGACGATGGTCGCGGGGATCTACGGCATGAACTTCGAGCACATGCCGGAGCGCCGGCAGGTGTGGGGCTACCCGGTGGTGCTGCTGGTGATGGCGGGCGCGGTCGTGGGCCTGTACCGGCTGTTCAAGCGGCGCGGCTGGCTGTGA
- a CDS encoding histidine phosphatase family protein, with product MATLILVRHGRSTANTAGLLAGRTPGVALDETGAGQAAALPARLAALPLAAAVSSPLQRCHETLAPLLAARPGLPLHTEDRIGECDYGDWSNRKLSELSDEPLMKVVQQHPSAAAFPGGESMRAMQHRAVEAVRDWNTRIEAEHGADALYVMCSHGDIIKSLVADALGMHLDLFQRISVEPCSVTVIRYTPLRPFLLRLGDTGGLDGLAPREAAKSAETGENGGNAVVGGAAGAA from the coding sequence ATGGCCACGCTGATCCTCGTACGGCACGGACGTTCCACCGCCAACACCGCCGGACTGCTCGCCGGACGGACCCCCGGCGTCGCACTCGACGAGACCGGCGCCGGGCAGGCCGCCGCGCTCCCCGCCCGGCTCGCCGCGCTGCCGCTGGCCGCCGCCGTCAGCAGCCCGCTCCAGCGCTGCCACGAGACCCTCGCCCCGCTGCTCGCGGCCCGGCCCGGACTGCCCCTGCACACCGAGGACCGCATCGGCGAATGCGACTACGGCGACTGGTCCAACCGCAAGCTCTCCGAACTCTCCGACGAACCCCTGATGAAGGTCGTCCAGCAGCACCCCTCCGCGGCCGCCTTCCCCGGCGGCGAGTCCATGCGCGCCATGCAGCACCGCGCCGTGGAGGCCGTCCGCGACTGGAACACCCGCATCGAGGCCGAGCACGGCGCCGACGCCCTCTACGTGATGTGCTCGCACGGCGACATCATCAAGTCCCTGGTCGCCGACGCCCTCGGCATGCACCTCGACCTCTTCCAGCGGATCTCCGTGGAACCCTGCTCGGTCACCGTCATCCGCTACACCCCCCTGCGGCCCTTCCTGCTGCGCCTCGGCGACACCGGCGGCCTCGACGGCCTGGCCCCCCGCGAAGCCGCCAAAAGCGCCGAAACCGGCGAGAATGGCGGGAACGCGGTCGTCGGGGGTGCCGCGGGCGCGGCGTGA
- a CDS encoding DUF3090 domain-containing protein, translating into MPRQVFLYDPPDRFVAGTVGLPGRRTFFLQASSGPRVTSVSLEKTQVAALAERMDELLDEVVRRTGGNAPVPAVAPPEASDTAPLDAPVDEEFRVGTMALAWDGDEQRMIVEAQALVELDADSEEDLAEAEERLLQDEENGPPMLRVRLTGAQARAFAKRALDVVNAGRPPCPLCSLPLDPEGHVCPRQNGYRRGA; encoded by the coding sequence GTGCCCCGTCAGGTGTTCCTCTACGACCCGCCGGACCGCTTCGTGGCCGGTACGGTCGGCCTGCCTGGACGCCGTACGTTCTTCCTGCAGGCCTCCTCGGGCCCCCGCGTCACCAGCGTCTCCCTGGAGAAGACCCAGGTGGCCGCCCTCGCCGAACGCATGGACGAACTCCTCGACGAGGTCGTACGGCGCACCGGAGGCAACGCCCCGGTGCCCGCCGTCGCACCCCCCGAGGCCAGCGACACCGCCCCCCTCGACGCACCCGTCGACGAGGAGTTCCGGGTCGGCACCATGGCACTCGCCTGGGACGGCGACGAACAGCGCATGATCGTCGAGGCCCAGGCCCTCGTCGAACTCGACGCGGACTCCGAGGAAGACCTCGCCGAAGCCGAGGAGCGGCTCCTCCAGGACGAGGAGAACGGCCCGCCCATGCTGCGGGTCCGTCTCACCGGCGCCCAGGCCCGCGCCTTCGCCAAGCGGGCCCTGGACGTCGTCAACGCCGGGCGGCCGCCGTGCCCGCTGTGCAGCCTGCCGCTCGACCCGGAGGGCCACGTATGCCCGCGCCAGAACGGATACCGCCGCGGCGCGTGA
- a CDS encoding SCO1664 family protein, which translates to MPAPERIPPRRVTGDVVTPQAGDTEELLAHGELTVRGQIREASNAVLRCTVTRDGAATECVYKPVAGERPLWDFPDGNLARREVAAYLLSRASGWDLIPPTVLRDGPYGEGMVQQWIEPDPDAPDARLLALVDGEEAGEGWRPVAFAEVAEGRTALLVHADDQRLRRLAVLDAVINNGDRKGGHLLPAPGGRLYGIDHGVTFHTEDKLRTLLWGWAGEPLTDEAVAMLTGLTADLADGTPLATRLAELITPAELAAVRGRVAQLLRTGRHPEPSGQWPSIPWPPV; encoded by the coding sequence ATGCCCGCGCCAGAACGGATACCGCCGCGGCGCGTGACCGGAGACGTCGTGACACCACAGGCAGGGGACACCGAGGAACTGCTCGCCCACGGCGAACTGACCGTGCGCGGGCAGATCCGAGAGGCCTCCAACGCCGTCCTGCGCTGCACCGTCACCCGTGACGGCGCCGCCACCGAATGCGTGTACAAACCGGTCGCGGGGGAGCGGCCGCTGTGGGACTTCCCCGACGGCAACCTCGCCCGCCGCGAAGTCGCCGCCTACCTCCTCTCGCGGGCCAGCGGCTGGGACCTCATCCCGCCGACCGTGCTCCGCGACGGCCCGTACGGCGAAGGCATGGTCCAGCAGTGGATCGAACCCGACCCGGACGCCCCCGACGCCCGCCTGCTCGCCCTCGTCGACGGCGAGGAAGCCGGCGAGGGCTGGCGGCCCGTCGCCTTCGCCGAAGTCGCCGAAGGCCGCACCGCGCTCCTCGTGCACGCCGACGACCAGCGGCTGCGCCGCCTCGCCGTCCTCGACGCCGTGATCAACAACGGCGACCGCAAGGGCGGCCACCTGCTGCCCGCCCCCGGCGGCCGCCTCTACGGCATCGACCACGGCGTCACCTTCCACACCGAGGACAAGCTCCGCACCCTGCTCTGGGGCTGGGCCGGCGAGCCCCTCACCGACGAGGCCGTCGCCATGCTCACCGGCCTCACCGCCGACCTCGCGGACGGCACCCCGCTCGCCACCCGGCTGGCCGAACTGATCACCCCCGCCGAGCTGGCCGCCGTACGGGGCCGAGTGGCGCAGCTGCTGCGCACCGGGCGGCACCCCGAGCCCTCCGGGCAGTGGCCCTCGATCCCCTGGCCGCCCGTCTGA